One part of the Candidatus Rokuibacteriota bacterium genome encodes these proteins:
- a CDS encoding fdrA domain protein — protein sequence MSVEQLLGQPLRVINLGLELFARELETDGVPVVHVDWRPPAGDPSVAALLARLEDDAEESAG from the coding sequence ATGAGTGTCGAACAGTTGCTGGGTCAGCCGCTCCGCGTGATCAACCTGGGACTCGAGCTGTTCGCGCGCGAGCTGGAAACCGACGGGGTGCCGGTGGTCCACGTGGACTGGCGGCCGCCCGCCGGGGACCCGAGCGTGGCTGCGCTGCTGGCCCGGCTCGAGGACGACGCGGAGGAGTCGGCGGGATAG
- the fdrA gene encoding acyl-CoA synthetase FdrA: protein MAVRAVVWRSYYQDSMILMRIAESLRALPGVREAAVLMGTPANHELLAAAGLATPETKAATPGDLVLAVAASTDAEAQAALDAAKGLFDARRREREATGRILPRTLESALRQLPDANLVSISVPGAYAKFEAMRGLRRGLHVFLFSDNVSLADEVELKQVAVRRRLLCMGPDCGTAYLNGVGLGFANVVARGRVGCVAASGTGLQAVASRLAALGEGVSHGIGVGGRDLSAEVDGAMTKLALEALAADPTTEAVILISKPPAASVLPGLEATIRKVGKPIVVSCLGAAARGDGSARWVTTLEDAADAAVALLDGRSWAPRAFSDPVAVRTRLARLRADTTRRGAGLLGLYTGGTLAHEARLLLEPLLGPIASNVGAGGEAGPHRILDLGADEFTVGRLHPMLDPEGRAARVREAGRSAGVGVVLVDLVLGRGVHADPARPLAAAIEDARRAAAADGRSLLVVASVVGTERDPQGLGAQVGALEAAGAEMVPSNAQAARFAALALNPSLEAELLGDAR from the coding sequence GTGGCGGTCAGGGCGGTCGTCTGGCGTTCCTACTACCAGGACTCGATGATCCTGATGCGCATCGCGGAGTCGCTCCGCGCGTTGCCCGGCGTCCGCGAGGCCGCGGTCCTCATGGGGACGCCGGCGAACCATGAGCTGCTGGCCGCGGCGGGCCTCGCGACACCCGAGACCAAGGCCGCGACCCCCGGCGACCTGGTCCTCGCGGTCGCCGCGAGCACCGACGCCGAGGCTCAAGCCGCGCTCGACGCGGCGAAGGGGCTCTTCGACGCGCGCCGGCGGGAGCGCGAGGCGACGGGGCGGATCCTGCCCCGGACACTCGAGTCGGCCCTCCGCCAGCTTCCCGACGCCAACCTCGTGAGCATCTCGGTCCCCGGCGCCTACGCCAAGTTCGAGGCGATGCGTGGCCTCCGGCGCGGCCTCCACGTCTTCCTCTTCAGCGACAACGTCTCGCTGGCAGACGAGGTCGAGCTCAAGCAGGTGGCGGTGCGCCGCCGGCTCCTGTGCATGGGCCCGGACTGCGGCACGGCGTACCTGAACGGGGTGGGCCTCGGCTTCGCCAACGTGGTGGCGCGCGGCCGCGTCGGGTGCGTGGCGGCCTCGGGCACAGGACTTCAGGCCGTGGCCTCGCGCCTCGCGGCGCTCGGCGAAGGGGTGTCGCACGGGATCGGGGTCGGCGGCCGGGACCTCTCGGCCGAGGTGGACGGCGCGATGACGAAGCTCGCGCTGGAGGCGCTGGCCGCGGACCCGACGACCGAGGCGGTCATCCTGATCTCGAAGCCGCCGGCCGCCAGCGTGCTGCCGGGACTCGAGGCGACGATCCGGAAGGTCGGCAAGCCCATCGTCGTCTCCTGTCTCGGCGCCGCCGCCCGCGGCGACGGCTCGGCCCGGTGGGTGACGACGCTCGAGGACGCGGCGGACGCCGCCGTTGCACTCCTCGACGGACGGTCCTGGGCCCCGCGGGCCTTCAGCGATCCGGTCGCCGTCCGCACGCGGCTGGCGCGGCTCCGCGCCGACACGACCCGGCGGGGCGCCGGCCTCCTCGGCCTCTATACGGGCGGGACGCTGGCCCACGAGGCCAGGCTCCTTCTGGAGCCCCTGCTCGGCCCGATCGCCTCCAATGTCGGCGCCGGGGGCGAGGCCGGACCGCATCGGATCCTGGATCTCGGCGCCGACGAGTTCACCGTGGGCCGCCTCCACCCGATGCTCGATCCCGAGGGGCGCGCGGCGAGAGTGCGGGAGGCCGGGCGGTCAGCCGGCGTCGGTGTCGTGCTCGTGGACCTGGTCCTCGGGCGCGGCGTTCACGCTGATCCGGCGCGCCCGCTCGCCGCCGCGATCGAGGACGCCCGGCGGGCGGCCGCGGCCGACGGCCGCTCGCTGCTGGTGGTCGCGTCCGTCGTGGGCACGGAGCGCGACCCCCAGGGGTTGGGCGCTCAGGTTGGGGCCCTGGAAGCGGCCGGTGCGGAGATGGTCCCGTCGAACGCCCAGGCGGCCCGCTTTGCCGCGCTGGCGCTGAACCCGAGCCTCGAAGCCGAGCTTCTCGGAGACGCGCGATGA
- a CDS encoding DUF1116 domain-containing protein, which translates to MALSIEAANREALERLCRARPMWTAVRLARDAMGLGGQALLHAGPPIEWERMCGPMRGAVIGAVLYEGWAATPADAERLAASGEIRFDPCHSRGAVGPMAGVISPSTPVIVVEDPVNGTAAYTFIADGPWGHQLRFGAHGRETLAGLAWIRDIVAPAFEAVLEREGPVDLASLMAQALSMGDEMHMRNAAATGLLARALAAPLVAAVPDAARLEAIMRFLTRDNDQFFLGWAMCAAKAAALSIEGIAGSTVVSTMARNGVEFGIRVAGLGDEWFTGPASVVAGLYFPGFAAGDANRDIGDSAIMETCGLGGMAMAASPAVQRIVGAKSFAEAVSTTRSMAEICVGSNPRFALAPLNGQGTPTGIDIRKVVQAGIVPPINTAIAHREAGRMIGAGISTPPLEPFVNALVAFGKRYAA; encoded by the coding sequence ATGGCGCTGAGCATCGAAGCGGCGAATCGCGAGGCGCTCGAGCGCCTGTGCCGCGCCCGGCCCATGTGGACCGCGGTCCGGCTGGCGCGTGACGCGATGGGGCTCGGCGGACAGGCGCTGCTCCACGCCGGGCCGCCGATTGAGTGGGAGCGCATGTGCGGGCCCATGCGGGGCGCCGTGATCGGGGCGGTGCTCTACGAAGGGTGGGCGGCCACCCCGGCCGATGCCGAACGGCTGGCCGCCTCCGGGGAGATCCGGTTCGACCCGTGCCACTCGCGCGGTGCGGTCGGCCCCATGGCGGGGGTCATCTCCCCGAGTACTCCGGTCATCGTCGTCGAGGACCCGGTGAACGGGACGGCGGCGTACACCTTCATCGCCGACGGCCCGTGGGGGCATCAGCTCAGGTTCGGGGCCCACGGGCGAGAGACGCTGGCCGGCCTCGCGTGGATCCGCGACATCGTGGCGCCCGCCTTCGAGGCTGTGCTGGAACGCGAAGGCCCCGTGGACCTGGCGAGCCTCATGGCCCAGGCGCTCAGCATGGGCGACGAGATGCACATGCGCAACGCCGCCGCCACGGGCCTCCTGGCCCGCGCCCTGGCCGCGCCCCTGGTGGCCGCGGTCCCGGACGCGGCGCGCCTCGAGGCGATCATGCGCTTCCTGACGCGCGACAATGACCAGTTCTTCCTCGGCTGGGCGATGTGCGCCGCCAAGGCCGCGGCGCTCTCCATCGAGGGGATCGCCGGCTCCACGGTGGTCTCGACGATGGCGCGGAACGGCGTGGAGTTCGGGATCCGGGTCGCGGGGCTCGGGGACGAGTGGTTCACGGGTCCCGCGAGCGTGGTGGCCGGCCTCTACTTTCCCGGGTTCGCGGCCGGGGACGCCAACCGCGACATCGGCGACTCGGCGATCATGGAGACGTGCGGCCTGGGCGGCATGGCGATGGCCGCCTCGCCGGCGGTCCAGCGGATCGTCGGGGCCAAGTCGTTCGCGGAGGCCGTCAGCACGACGCGGAGCATGGCCGAGATCTGCGTCGGGTCCAACCCGCGCTTCGCCCTGGCGCCGCTGAATGGCCAGGGGACGCCGACCGGCATCGACATCCGAAAGGTGGTCCAGGCCGGCATCGTTCCCCCCATCAATACCGCCATCGCACACCGGGAGGCGGGGCGGATGATCGGCGCGGGGATCTCGACCCCGCCGCTGGAACCGTTTGTCAACGCGCTGGTCGCCTTCGGGAAGCGCTATGCCGCCTGA